DNA sequence from the Thiobacillus sp. SCUT-2 genome:
CGAGCGCCGCCTCGACCGGACTGGGGTAGCGGGTCTTGCGCGCCTGGCGCAGCGTGGCGATGTGGTCGATGTTGACGCCGAGGAAGATGCTCATGGATTCAGGTCGGTGAGTTCGCGCAGCAGCTGGCGAGTATAAAGCGGCTTGGCGCCGAGCGTGTGGTTGATCAGCGTGCGCATCAGCGCCTTCGCCTCGACGAGCGTGGCCGGCCGCTCGAAGCGGTCGGCGGCAAGATCGAGCAGCGTCTGGCCGGACACCGGGCAGCCGGGCTGCCCGATCGCGTCCATGCCCCCCTGGGCGCGCAGCGCGCCCCGCTCGGGCTGGTAGACGTAGCGCGCCGCCGGGTCGACGGCGGCCCCGCTGTCGGCATCGACCTCGAACGTGGCGCCATAGCCGATCTCGGCGAGCAGGTTCTTCTCGAAGCGGCGCAGGATGCGCTCGAAATCCGCACTGCTCGCCTCGCCGGCCAGCAGTTCGAGCGTCTCGACGTAGCGGTCGTACAGGCGCTCGTGGGGGTCGCCGCGCGCCAGCAGCCGTAGCAGCAGCTCGTTGAGGTAGAAGCCGCACATCAGCGCGCGTCCCTGCGGCGCGATGAGGCCGCCCAGCCATTCGGCGCCATGCAGGGTCTTCATCTCCGCCTTGCCGAACCACGACAGCAGGAGCGGCGTGAAAGGCTGCATCAGGCCGCGCAGCGCCGACGCCGGCCGCCGTGCGCCGCGCGCGATCAGCGCGACGCGACCATGGCCGCGCGTGAAGACTTCCGCCACCACGCTGGTTTCCTTGAACGGATAGGTGTGGAGGACGAAGCCGGGCTCGTTGTCGATGCGGACGTCGCCGGACATGTCGAAACCCTTATCCGCGAAGCTCGCGCACGGGCGAAAAGCCGCTCAAGCCTCTGGGCGTGAGGCCGGTAGGCATTGCGCGATCACGTCGTTCCATCATCCCGCCGCGTGCCTTCGCTGGGAATCCTAATCGATCCCCAGCGTTTTCAGCATGCGCACATCGTCCGCCCAGCCGCCCTTCACCTTGACCCAGACCTCGAGATAGACCTTGCTGTCGAAGGCGCGCTCCATGTCCTGGCGCGCCTGGGTGGAGATCGTCTTCAGCTTCTCGCCGCCCTTGCCGATGACGATGGCCTTGTGGCTGTCGCGGTCGACCAGGATCGTCGCGAAGATGCGGCGCAGCTTGCCCTCTTCCTCGAACTTGTCGATGGTCACGGCGACCGCGTAGGGGATT
Encoded proteins:
- the recO gene encoding DNA repair protein RecO, whose product is MSGDVRIDNEPGFVLHTYPFKETSVVAEVFTRGHGRVALIARGARRPASALRGLMQPFTPLLLSWFGKAEMKTLHGAEWLGGLIAPQGRALMCGFYLNELLLRLLARGDPHERLYDRYVETLELLAGEASSADFERILRRFEKNLLAEIGYGATFEVDADSGAAVDPAARYVYQPERGALRAQGGMDAIGQPGCPVSGQTLLDLAADRFERPATLVEAKALMRTLINHTLGAKPLYTRQLLRELTDLNP